One stretch of Ananas comosus cultivar F153 linkage group 6, ASM154086v1, whole genome shotgun sequence DNA includes these proteins:
- the LOC109712160 gene encoding aspartyl protease family protein At5g10770-like: protein MASLHFLFCVLVFFLLHDCATVKGREIRSHVHSISLRSLTSSNNLCSSTFSGLSGKLPLVHRHGPCSPLGTTEAPDYKEILRRDTARVDALHQSFPLSSSRNQWAPASAPSAGVNIPDGVGSALGTLDYIVTVGYGTPPKNFTVIFDTGSDISWIQCEPCVGECYPQKDPLFDPSQSSTYTNISCGAAECSLVGGNCDGSNCIYGVQYGDGSYSAGYFAEDTLSLTPLNSLKNFEFGCGEMNKGLFGEVAGLIGLGKGKVSLASQAAPVYGGAFSYCLPSFNGGVGYLTIGNQNRPGGHVQYTPMITEPDAQSFYFVELVGLKVKGKSLPIPPGVFTRAGTIIDSGTVITYLPPTAYSALRDEFRRWMTQYQMTPPGFRIRQWDYG, encoded by the exons ATGGCCTCACTACATTTTCTATTCTGCGTGCTCGTGTTCTTTCTCCTGCACGATTGCGCCACCGTCAAGGGAAGAGAAATACGGAGCCACGTTCATTCGATCAGCCTCCGCTCGCTGACATCGTCGAACAACCTGTGCTCGTCAACCTTTTCCG GATTAAGCGGCAAACTACCACTGGTCCACCGGCACGGCCCGTGCTCCCCCTTGGGCACCACAGAGGCCCCTGACTACAAAGAAATTCTGCGTCGCGACACCGCCCGAGTCGATGCTCTCCACCAGAGTTTTCCCCTCTCTTCCAGCAGAAACCAATGGGCCCCGGCCAGCGCCCCCTCAGCTGGTGTGAACATTCCCGACGGAGTCGGCAGCGCGCTCGGCACGCTCGACTACATCGTCACTGTAGGATACGGCACACCCCCGAAGAACTTCACCGTAATCTTCGACACCGGTAGCGACATCTCCTGGATCCAGTGCGAGCCATGCGTCGGCGAATGCTACCCCCAAAAGGACCCCCTCTTCGACCCGTCCCAATCCTCCACATACACCAACATATCCTGTGGCGCCGCCGAGTGCTCCTTAGTAGGAGGGAATTGCGACGGCTCTAACTGCATATACGGCGTCCAGTACGGCGACGGCTCCTATTCAGCTGGCTATTTCGCAGAGGACACCCTCTCCTTAACACCTTTGAATTCTCTCAAGAATTTCGAGTTCGGGTGCGGTGAGATGAACAAAGGCTTGTTCGGCGAAGTTGCCGGGCTTATTGGTTTGGGAAAAGGAAAGGTTTCTTTGGCCTCGCAAGCGGCCCCAGTCTACGGCGGAGCCTTCTCCTACTGCCTCCCGTCTTTCAACGGCGGGGTCGGATACTTAACAATCGGAAATCAGAATCGGCCCGGCGGTCACGTTCAGTACACGCCGATGATAACCGAGCCAGACGCTCAGTCCTTCTACTTTGTCGAACTCGTCGGTCTCAAAGTGAAAGGGAAGAGCCTCCCGATCCCGCCGGGCGTCTTTACGAGGGCCGGGACTATTATCGACTCCGGCACGGTCATTACTTACCTCCCGCCGACTGCTTACTCGGCACTTCGCGACGAGTTCCGCCGGTGGATGACGCAATACCAAATGACACCGCC TGGCTTTCGAATTCGGCAATGGGATTACGGTTGA